In Brachypodium distachyon strain Bd21 chromosome 2, Brachypodium_distachyon_v3.0, whole genome shotgun sequence, one genomic interval encodes:
- the LOC100834096 gene encoding CAAX prenyl protease 2, with the protein MATPAYSQPASPPVIPGTVAVAACFAMAVSYVAVLYAPTVLLRLPPATSLRAFFHRRFVCAAFSSTASVLATASLLRLWSPSNTSKALAVFGIRHDHLLEAVVIPLLLTSLVYAGSFVARLSVMSSWCGRDDGEEGISCTEKLARWMQTSLQDVMVWRNYIVAPFTEELVFRACMIPLLLCGGFKMSYIIFLSPVFFSLAHLNHLFELHQQGCNFVRSLLIVGIQLGYTVIFGWYAAFLFIRTGNLVSPIVAHIFCNMMGLPVFSSTQTRGMASLAFLVGSISFFCVLFPATSPRLYNTRLDGCSCWHGYCRWSGIGTEQHVGNITYFVPVAEMK; encoded by the exons ATGGCGACGCCGGCGTACTCCcagcccgcctcgccgccggtgatACCCGGAACAGTGGCAGTGGCTGCGTGCTTTGCCATGGCCGTCTCCTATGTCGCCGTTCTCTACGCCCCCAcggtcctcctccgcctcccgccggCCACCTCGCTCCGCGCCTTCTTCCACCGCCGCTTCGTGtgcgccgccttctcctccaccgcctccgtcCTCGCCACTGCGTCCCTGCTCCGC TTATGGAGCCCCAGCAACACTTCTAAGGCCCTCGCGGTGTTTGGCATCCGTCATGATCACTTG CTTGAGGCAGTAGTGATTCCACTTCTCCTTACATCCCTAGTGTATGCTGGATCCTTCGTCGCAAGACTCTCGGTTATGTCAAGCTGGTGTGGCAGGGATGATGGTGAGGAGGGCATCAGCTGCACAGAGAAGCTTGCTCGCTGGATGCAAACCTCCTTGCAAGATGTAATGGTGTGGCGGAACTACATAGTG GCACCATTTACAGAGGAGCTGGTTTTCAGGGCGTGCATGATACCTCTTCTTCTGTGTGGAGGATTCAAAATGTCTTACATTATATTTCTGAGTCCAGTCTTCTTCAGCTTAG CACACTTAAaccatttgtttgaactacaCCAACAAGGATGCAATTTTGTGAGATCTTTACTGATTGTAG GTATCCAGTTAGGCTACACCGTAATTTTTGGGTGGTATGCAGCTTTTTTGTTCATCCGGACAG GTAATCTTGTGTCTCCTATTGTTGCTCATATATTTTGTAACATGATGGGTTTGCCTGTTTTCTCATCGACGCAAACAAGAG GAATGGCTTCGCTGGCATTTCTGGTGGGTTCAATATCCTTCTTTTGTGTCCTTTTCCCTGCTACGAGTCCAAGACTATACAACACACGATTAGATGGATGCAGTTGCTGGCATGGTTACTGCAGATGGAGCGGAATCGGTACAGAACAGCATGTAGGCAATATTACATACTTCGTTCCTGTGGCTGAGATGAAGTAA